In one Gadus morhua chromosome 7, gadMor3.0, whole genome shotgun sequence genomic region, the following are encoded:
- the LOC115546983 gene encoding barrier-to-autointegration factor isoform X2, producing MATKMKHADLMSEPLGRKRVDALPGIGNALARRLEAEGYDKVFQVVGQYMVLGKDEERFNRWLHDACGANRKQQYDCHKAINGWYDNNM from the exons ATGGCGACCAAAATGAAACACGCTGACCTCATGTCTGAGCCATTGGGCAGGAAGAGGGTAGACGCTCTGCCCGGCATCGGAAACGCACTCGCCAGGAGGCTGGAGGCGGAGGGCTATGATAAG gtCTTCCAGGTGGTGGGTCAGTACATGGTGCTGGGGAAGGACGAGGAGCGCTTCAATCGCTGGCTGCACGACGCATGCGGGGCGAATAGAAAACAGCAATACGACTGCCACAAGGCCATCAATGGGTGGTATGATAACAACATGTAG